Proteins found in one Miscanthus floridulus cultivar M001 chromosome 4, ASM1932011v1, whole genome shotgun sequence genomic segment:
- the LOC136552717 gene encoding UDP-glycosyltransferase 85A2-like, with translation MASSEPQPTNKQPHVLLIPYPAQGHVNPFLKLAKALHARGFHVTFVHTEYNHGRLLRARGAGVFDAGAEGFRFETIPDGLPPSDLDATQDIWALCEATRRTGPAAVRGLVERLNRTDGVPPVSCVVADGAMGYVVHVAKEMGLPAYLFFTHSGCGFVAYLNFDQLVERGYVPFKDETCFTNGYLDTPVAWISGMLPGARLRDFPTFIRTTDPDDTMLTIIIKQCELDSPAADGILLNTFDDLERRSLDAIRARLPNTFTVGPLGPEVSPPSYLPSLTSSLWRDDDRCAAWLDGHADEEGSVVYVNFGSITVVTGEQMDEFAWGLAAAGCPFLWVVRPDTVRDAGGWALPEGFAEAVAGHGLTVGWCDQEAVLEHRATGGFLSHCGWNSTLESLRAGVPLLCWPFFSEQVTNCRYACDEWGVGLEMPREAGRREVEAAVRELMGAQGRGAAARRRAAEWKEKARAAVATGGSSRVNLDRFIQEIARAKC, from the exons ATGGCGTCGTCGGAGCCCCAGCCAACCAATAAGCAGCCGCACGTCCTGCTCATCCCCTACCCGGCGCAGGGCCACGTGAACCCGTTCCTGAAGCTAGCCAAGGCGCTGCACGCGCGCGGCTtccacgtcaccttcgtccacACGGAGTACAACCACGGGCGCCTCCTCCGCGCGCGGGGCGCCGGCGTGTTCGACGCCGGCGCCGAGGGCTTCCGGTTCGAGACCATCCCGGACGGGCTCCcgccctccgacctcgacgccACGCAGGACATCTGGGCGCTCTGCGAGGCCACGCGCCGGACGGGCCCGGCCGCCGTCAGGGGGCTCGTCGAGCGGCTGAACCGCACGGATGGGGTCCCGCCGGTCAGCTGCGTCGTCGCCGACGGCGCCATGGGCTACGTGGTGCACGTCGCCAAGGAGATGGGCCTGCCGGCGTACCTCTTCTTCACGCACAGCGGCTGCGGCTTCGTGGCGTACCTCAACTTTGATCAGCTCGTCGAGAGAGGCTACGTGCCTTTCAAAG ATGAGACGTGCTTCACCAACGGGTACCTGGACACCCCGGTGGCTTGGATCTCCGGCATGCTGCCCGGCGCCCGCCTCCGCGACTTCCCGACGTTCATCCGCACCACGGACCCCGACGACACCATGCTGACCATCATCATCAAGCAGTGCGAGCTCGACTCCCCGGCCGCCGACGGCATCCTCCTCAACACCTTCGACGACCTGGAGCGCCGTTCCCTCGACGCCATCCGGGCCCGCCTCCCCAACACCTTCACCGTCGGCCCGCTCGGCCCGGAGGTCTCCCCGCCGTCATACCTGCCCTCTCTGACCTCGAGCCTGTGGAGGGACGACGACCGGTGCGCGGCGTGGCTGGACGGGCACGCCGACGAGGAGGGCTCCGTGGTGTACGTGAACTTCGGGAGCATCACGGTGGTGACGGGCGAGCAGATGGACGAGTTCGCGTGGGGGCTAGCTGCCGCGGGGTGCCCGTTCCTGTGGGTGGTCCGGCCGGACACGGTGCGCGACGCCGGCGGGTGGGCGCTCCCGGAGGGGTTCGCGGAGGCGGTGGCCGGGCACGGGCTCACGGTGGGGTGGTGCGACCAGGAGGCTGTGCTGGAGCACCGCGCCACGGGCGGGTTCCTCAGCCACTGCGGGTGGAACTCCACGCTGGAGAGCCTCCGCGCCGGGGTGCCGCTGCTGTGCTGGCCCTTCTTCTCGGAGCAGGTGACCAACTGCCGGTACGCGTGCGACGAGTGGGGGGTGGGCCTGGAGATGCCGCGCGAGGCGGGGCGCCGCGAGGTGGAGGCGGCCGTCAGGGAGCTGATGGGCGCCCAGGggaggggcgccgcggccaggaggAGGGCCGCGGAGTGGAAGGAGAAGGCCAGGGCGGCCGTCGCGACGGGCGGGTCGTCGCGCGTCAACCTCGACAGGTTCATCCAAGAGATCGCGCGCGCCAAGTGCTGA